The following DNA comes from Candidatus Paceibacterota bacterium.
TGTTCTGGATCTCGCCCTGATCGATGATGATCGGCGCGATCATATCTTCGCTTCCCTTTGTCACCCTATATCCATAATAGGGATAGGTCGAAGTTACAAGATAGACATAGTCTCCGATCATCCTTGAATTCGCGCTGCTCCCCTCAAAATATAGGCTTCTCACTTCTTTCGGGCTATTCTTGTCGCTTATATCATAGACCTTGAGATAGGTGAAGCTTGTCCGTCCGATCGGCATAAGCACATCGCCCAGCGCCTTTTCGTTATTGAAATTCCATTTCTGCCCATAGACAGCAAGTTTGTCTCCGCTCAAATACATGCTCTGTGGAGCAGAATCAAGCTCTATCTTGGAAACAATTTGGGAATTCTCAGCGGGATAGGACTTTATTATAGAAACGGTGTTGTTCGTGATCGTATAGATATATTCTCCGTCGGTTTTCACAATGTCAGCCTCGTCAACGCCCGCAACCTGTACATTTGTCGTCGAATAGTCTCCGGTGCCGCCCGTTGGCGCGCTTTCCGGAGGCCTTGCCTCTCCCCACGTCGGAATTTCTGGAGAACTTATGGGAGACTCGAAATTCTGATTGGTAGCATCCTTCATCATGGTCTCCCTGCGTACCGTGCCATATGCTCCGCTCATCATCCCGAAAGAACTGCTTGCCATTCCCTCATCCAGGAACTTTTTCAGCTCCTCGGTTGATGCAAACTTCTTTATGCCGGTGTTCTCATTGTCCGAGATCACGCCTCCATCGCCATCACCGGTGCCGGGAGTGATGCCGATCGGGCCGCCGATCCAATTGATATTCGCAATAATGGCCAGACCCGCGGCCAATACGACGATGCAGACAAAAAATGCGACAAACATGGCCGATGCGCGGCTGTTAGTCCTCGTTTTTCTGTTTTTTCCCGGCTGGCCGCTTGCGCCTGCCGCGCCGGCTTGGCTGTTATTGTTTATCTTTTCGTTTCCCATGATAGTATATTTATTTAATTAGAAAAGCACTATGATCTTTGGATCACAATATGGACATAGATCCTTCTTCGCGATCTATAGGCTCTTTATTAAGAGCACAGCTCCAATGACGAACAGGATGAAAAAAATAAAGAAAAATGCCGGGACCATATCCTGCTTATTTTCGTTCTTTTTCATTTTTTTGTTTTAGTTTATTAATAAAAAATGATTTGATATTTTTGTGTTCCTCCATTCATTCCGTCCGCGCGATCGATCTATATTATATTACGAATCCGGCAATCTTTCGTAACATTAGCGCGATATTCTTCCCGTTTCGACAAGATAATCCTTGAGAGCATCTTGCCAGTCCCGAAGCTTGCTCAGCTTGGTGTTTATGAGAATGGAATAGTTCGGCCGTCTGGCTGGCGCGGGAAATTGGTCGGTGCCTACGGGCTGGATCCTGGGATCGAGCTTCGCAAGCTCGAATATCTTCTTTGCAAATTCAAACCAGCTGCACGTTCCACTGTTGGTGATATGATATATCCCATAAGGCTTTTTCGATTCGACGAGTTCTCTGACCTTCTCGGCAAGATCCTTGGCATAGGTCGGACTGCCGATCTGGTCGTTGACGACTTTGAGATCTTTTCCTTCCGAAGCAAGCCTCAGCATCGTTTCAATGAAGTTCTTTCCGCTTTTTCCAAAGAGCCACGACGTTCTGACGAGATAGTGCCTGGGATTGATATCCGAGATCATCTTCTCTCCGAGCAGCTTTGATTTTCCATATTCATTCAATGGACTCGCGGCAGGATGGTCCTCTGTATAGCCATCCTTATTCCCGCCATCGAACACATAATCCGTGCTGAAATGTATAAAAAGAGAATTTATTTCCTTGCAAACGCCTGAAAGATATCCGACCGCATAGCCATTGACCCTGTATGCGATCTCATTGTTCGTTTCGGCATCATCCACTGCAGTATAGGCCGCCGCATTGATGACGATATCCGGATTCAATTCGGTTATTTTTTCACTGACGTCTTCCTTATCGCCTATATCGATCTCATCGCGATCCCATAAAGTAAGTTCATGCAAACCTTTAAAAACTTCAATAAGTTCATGGCCGAGCATACCACGGCTCCCCAATATAAGAATTTTCATCTGATGGTCTTATTTATAATAATATCCGATCTACACCGACAGGCTTTCAACCAGCACCAGCATCGCATAGGAAAGAAGTATGACAATGAGCCCCAAAATGGCATATAACAGCATTTTTTTGGCTTTTGTCCGGCCTTCCGGCTCTCCCCTTGAGAACATAAAGAATATTCCGCTCATTACAAACACCAAAAGCGCAAGTCCGCCCATAACCTTGAGAAGCTCTTTGGCGGTATCATGAAGAACGATTCCCGCGGATTTTGTAAACTCCTTCAACTTCATCGATCCTCCGCTTCCTCCCGGAATTGGCAGAGGATTTACGGTTACAATCGGAGATGTACATGTATTCGTGTGGCCCGTCGTGCTTGTCACGGTCATGGTGTATGACAAATTCGAAGTGGGATATCCGAGCGTGTCTCCGCCGGAAGGAGGAGCGACAAGCCCCACGCCGTTGTTGATCGTTGCCGAGGCTGCATTTGTGCCGGTCCAGATGAGTGTTGTTCCCATGCCGGTCGTTATAGTGGTCGGAACTGCGGTCAAGGTGCATGTCGGAAGTACTCCGGGAGCGACATTCACTACCGTTGAACAATAGCCATCACCCAGAGCATTTGAGACTTTGATAGTGTATGTCGTAGTTGCCGCCGGAGCAACGACCCTCGTGCCACCGGGCAATGGAGCAACCCCTCCCGCCAAACCTGCATCCCAGACAGCACCAGTATAGTCGTAAGCAGCCCAAGTGAGTGTCGAAGTTTGGGGCGTAAGCGAAACGATATTGGGCGGAGTTGCCGTAAGCGTACAAGACGGAAGTTTTCCCGTTGTGGCCGAGCATGTGTTTGTCACACCGCTCCCGGATTGCAACGTCATTGTATATGTTATGGGAGGATTCACAAAAGTATCGATCGCAATAGATGAGGTTGCTGGTGTGTCAAATGGGGTCGGCGCCGGAGTTATACCAGCCACATTCCACGAATCCGGAACCGGCGTCGTGATCATCAGCGGGGTCGGCGATAGCCAATCTCTCGTAGTCCACTCAAGATCCACATCCTGTCCCATTGCAATAACACAAGGAGTTACAAACACGCCGGTATTCTTCTCCCTGCACTTCAAAGTACACTGCGGCTTAAGCTTCACTGTAACCGAGCAGGCATTTGGTACGGTCCCTGAAGGATTTGTCAGGTCCATCCAATACGTGTTTTGATACACTCCGACGGGCGGATTATAGGGAAATGGCCCTGTGGATCCGTTTGGAGGAATTGGACCGAATCCAACAAGAGTTGCACTAGTAGCACAGTTTGATGACGCCGTATAGGTGACGCCTTGATTTCTGATCGGTTCTGAAGGTGTTGCCGTCAGCGAATTGCATGTAGGAGGAACCCAGGTATTAGTACAGATTGCGGGAGTACATGAATCAGTTGTACACACATCACCGTCATTACAATCTTGCGTGGAATAACCGCATAAACCAGTGCCCGGATTGCACACTCCGTTATAAGTACGGATCAATCCGACACAACTATCAGCAGCACATACAGTAGGTGCTCCTATCAAGCAAGTTCCAGCGCCGTTGCATGTATCCGGATTAGTACAGGCATTCCCATCAGAGCAAGCACTGCCTGCAGGAGTCGGTGCTCCACTATTGCATGAGCCGGCGCCGTTGCATGTATCCGGATTAGTACAGGCATTCCCATCAGAGCAAGCACTGCCTGCGACGGTTGGCGCTCCCACGCAAGTTCCGGCACCATTGCATGAATCCGTATCAGTACAGTCACTTCCATCGCTGCAAGCTGTTCCAATGGGTTTTACAGGACAAAATCCCAAGCAACCATTAGCCTCTCCTCCGCACGCACTCGTACAAACAGGAACGCATATCGCATCCGCCTTGTATGGAAATACAAACATTAGACCTGAAAAAAACATGACAAACAAAAACGCGCTTGTTGCTTTATTTATCAAAAATAAATTCATCTCCATCCGGCATTTGATTTTAGACCCGAACTTTATTTTCATTTTTGTTTGATACTTATATTTTCTATGGCTTTACAAAAATATTTTCTATAACGACCATTATCGCATATGAGATCAGCACCAGAAAAAGTCCGGCAAGCGCCGCAACCAAAGCTTTTTTCGCCTTGTTCTTTGAATCAACATTTCCCGCCGACAGCATATACATTATTCCCGAAATCATAAGCACAAAAAGCGCGATCCCTCCCGTGATCCTGAGCAGGAACTTCGTGAGATCAAGCACGATGTCGATCACAGGCTTATCCATGAACATGATCTGCGCCTCGGCAAACAGCGGCATAAATGCGACAAAACAAACCACAAAAATCCAGGATCGATATGATTTATTTACATCCATTTAAATACGAAAGTGTTATATGCAATATTATACCACAAACATTTTATTTGCAAAAGGGAAGCGAAGGCTAGTTATGGTATATGGGTAGTCGTAAAGCTGAAAGTCCATAACGTCGAAAGTCAAAGGAGGTATACGGTATTAAGTATAATCAATGCGGAATTGTTCTATTGTTCTATTGTGATAATTCCCCTCTCGAGAGGGGACTTTAACAACATGGTCAAACAAAAAACCCACGAAATGCAGGAATATAATTCTTTAGTATTAAGCGAATCCATAACGACACACCCCTGAATCCCCTTGCCTACCGGCAGGAAATTAGAAATTTTATCCCCATTCCCCTCTTGAGAGGGGCTAGGGGTGTGTAGATCTGGAATTGTTCCATTGCTACATTATTCAAGTTATTGTTCGAGTGAAGCGGAGCGAAATCGAGAACTGTTCCAGAAGTACTTCTCGACTCTCCCGAGTACTCGGGGTCGCTCAAAGAATAATGCGCTTTTGCTTAAGTCCAGATTAATTTTAATTCACCGTGTAATCAAAATCCCTCTAGCTCCCTTTTTCAAAGGGAGAACGTATATTTCGCTTTAATA
Coding sequences within:
- a CDS encoding pilin: MKIKFGSKIKCRMEMNLFLINKATSAFLFVMFFSGLMFVFPYKADAICVPVCTSACGGEANGCLGFCPVKPIGTACSDGSDCTDTDSCNGAGTCVGAPTVAGSACSDGNACTNPDTCNGAGSCNSGAPTPAGSACSDGNACTNPDTCNGAGTCLIGAPTVCAADSCVGLIRTYNGVCNPGTGLCGYSTQDCNDGDVCTTDSCTPAICTNTWVPPTCNSLTATPSEPIRNQGVTYTASSNCATSATLVGFGPIPPNGSTGPFPYNPPVGVYQNTYWMDLTNPSGTVPNACSVTVKLKPQCTLKCREKNTGVFVTPCVIAMGQDVDLEWTTRDWLSPTPLMITTPVPDSWNVAGITPAPTPFDTPATSSIAIDTFVNPPITYTMTLQSGSGVTNTCSATTGKLPSCTLTATPPNIVSLTPQTSTLTWAAYDYTGAVWDAGLAGGVAPLPGGTRVVAPAATTTYTIKVSNALGDGYCSTVVNVAPGVLPTCTLTAVPTTITTGMGTTLIWTGTNAASATINNGVGLVAPPSGGDTLGYPTSNLSYTMTVTSTTGHTNTCTSPIVTVNPLPIPGGSGGSMKLKEFTKSAGIVLHDTAKELLKVMGGLALLVFVMSGIFFMFSRGEPEGRTKAKKMLLYAILGLIVILLSYAMLVLVESLSV
- the rfbD gene encoding dTDP-4-dehydrorhamnose reductase, with product MKILILGSRGMLGHELIEVFKGLHELTLWDRDEIDIGDKEDVSEKITELNPDIVINAAAYTAVDDAETNNEIAYRVNGYAVGYLSGVCKEINSLFIHFSTDYVFDGGNKDGYTEDHPAASPLNEYGKSKLLGEKMISDINPRHYLVRTSWLFGKSGKNFIETMLRLASEGKDLKVVNDQIGSPTYAKDLAEKVRELVESKKPYGIYHITNSGTCSWFEFAKKIFELAKLDPRIQPVGTDQFPAPARRPNYSILINTKLSKLRDWQDALKDYLVETGRISR